From a single Pyxicephalus adspersus chromosome 11, UCB_Pads_2.0, whole genome shotgun sequence genomic region:
- the SIDT2 gene encoding SID1 transmembrane family member 2 isoform X6, whose product MKIVLPCGMSHISVFVSRRNKKEAGLLHSVGALNDETGKSSIAQKYDGCGYGSLAENSSVPSPEDCTDSLVSSAEASYSYTDKSLEHFASRPRLESLSSVEEDDYDTLTDIESDKNVIRTKKYLCVSDLARKDKRVMRKKYQIYFWNISTIAVFYALPVIQLVITYQTVVNVTGNQDICYYNFMCAHPLGSLSAFNNILSNLGYIMLGLLFLIIVLLRELSYNRSRMYTRGHLEECGIPKHFGLFYAMGTALMMEGLLSACYHVCPNYTNFQFDTSFMYMIAGLCMLKLYQKRHPDINASAYSAYACLAIVIFFSVLGVVFGKGNTIFWIVFSVIHIVFTLVLSTQLYYVGRWRLDSGIIRRILQVLYTDCVRQCSPPMYVDRMVLLVMGNIINWSLAAYGLIVRPNDFASYLLAIGICNLLLYFAFYIIMKLRSGERILPAPLICIICTSVVWGFALFFFFQGLSTWQKTPAESREHNRECILLGFFDDHDIWHFLSSIAMFGSFLVLLYLDDDLDDVERDKIYVF is encoded by the exons ATGAAAATCGTTTTGCCTTGTGGAATGTctcacatttctgtttttgtatctAGAAGAAACAAGAAGGAAGCAGGCTTGCTGCATTCTGTGGGTGCTCTGAATGATGAAACAG GAAAGTCATCTATAGCACAAAAATATGACGGTTGCGGCTACGGCTCACTGG CAGAGAATAGCTCTGTGCCCAGTCCAGAAGATTGTACAGACAGTCTGGTATCTTCAGCAGAAGCCTCATACAGTTATACAG acaaatctCTTGAGCACTTTGCATCCCGTCCAAGATTGGAGTCTCTGAGCTCTGTAGAAGAGGATGATTATGATACATTGACTGACATTGAATCTGATAAGAATGTTATCAGGACAAAG aagtatcTTTGTGTTTCTGACCTGGCCAGAAAAGACAAACGTGTAATGCGGAAAAAGTACCAAATATATTTCTG gaaTATCTCCACAATAGCGGTGTTTTATGCCCTACCTGTCATACAGCTTGTTATAACCTACCAAACA GTAGTGAATGTAACTGGGAATCAAGACATTTGCTATTATAATTTCATGTGTGCTCATCCCCTTGGATCTCTTAG TGCATTTAACAACATTCTGAGCAACCTAGGGTACATCATGTTAGGTTTGCTTTTCCTAATCATCGTACTGCTGAGAGAGTTAAGTTATAACCGCAGCCGCATGTACACTAGGGGACATCTTGAG GAATGTGGGATTCCCAAGCACTTTGGTCTTTTCTATGCAATGGGCACCGCTCTGATGATGGAGGGACTACTAAGTGCATGCTATCACGTATGCCCCAACTATACCAACTTCCAGTTTG ATACTTCCTTTATGTATATGATTGCTGGTCTGTGCATGCTGAAGCTGTATCAGAAAAGGCATCCGGATATAAATGCCAGCGCATATAGTGCATATGCCTGCCTAGCTATTGTCATCTTCTTCTCCGTCCTTGGTGTG GTATTTGGAAAAGGAAATACCATATTCTGGATTGTATTCTCTGTGATTCATATAGTGTTTACTCTTGTTCTGAGCACCCAGCTCTATTATGTGGGCCGCTGGAGACTAG ATTCTGGAATCATTCGCAGGATCCTTCAGGTTCTATACACAGACTGTGTCAGACAGTGTAGCCCTCCAATGTATGTG GATCGCATGGTACTACTTGTCATGGGAAACATCATTAACTGGTCTTT GGCTGCATATGGCCTTATTGTACGTCCTAATGATTTTGCCTCATATCTTCTTGCCATTGGAATCTGCAACTTATTACTGTATTTTGCCTTCTACATTATAATGAAG CTGCGCAGCGGGGAGCGTATTCTTCCTGCCCCGCTGATTTGCATTATCTGCACATCAGTAGTTTGGGGATTCGCTCTGTTCTTTTTCTTCCAGGGGCTCAGCACTTGGCAG AAAACTCCAGCGGAGTCTCGTGAGCACAACAGAGAATGCATATTGCTTGGATTCTTTGATGACCATGACATCTGGCATTTCCTCTCCTCGATTGCTATGTTCGGTTCCTTCCTT GTTCTGCTGTACCTGGATGATGATCTGGATGATGTAGAAAGAGACAAAATTTATGTGTTCTGA